The DNA segment TATAGCTGATTTCTTCACCTACTTCACCTGCATAACAGCCAGTGTTTGGATCGATATTCAAGGTAGATTCTTTGATCAACGCGATACTCGCATCTTGACAGATGGGTATCGTAATTGTATTACTTGTTTCGTCGACAGGTCCTAGCCCTGTGGTACCATTTACTGTTGCTGTATTTTCAATCTGACCATCATTTATATTATCTTGATCTACTGTATATATAGCTTCATACTCCCAAGTTTCTCCTACATTTAAAACTCCATTACCATCACCATTATCTACTAATTGTATTGTAACTACTGGGTTTGGAGCTAAAAATAACGGATCTGTTATAACTACATTTGAAATATCAACATCACCTTCATTTTTTACAACAAATTTGTATTCAATAGTATTTCCAACTTCAAGATTTAAACAATCTTGAGATTCACTTGTACTTGATTTAACAATAGATATTTCAGCATCTTGACATAGATTTACTGTTACAGAATCTGAATCGTTCACATTAAATGATGCTGATGAACCTGTTACTGTACCGTCAACCGTAGCAGTATTGTTTACTTGGCCGTTAATAATGTCTTGTTGTGTTACTGTATAAGTAGCTTCATATGTCCATTCTTCACCTATATCAAGCACTCCTGAATTAACAGTATCACCACTATCAGGGCCTGGAATAGGATTTGTATTATCAATTAATGGATCGTTTACTTCTACGTTATTGATTGCTACATCGCCTAAGTTTTTAACCTTAAAAGTATAGGTTATCATTTCGCCTGGTGCGATTGTGTTACAATTTTGAGTATCGTTAGGGCTAGCTGTTTTCTCGATTGAGATAGAGCAGTTGTAGATTGTCAAGGTAACCGGTGTCCGGTCTGAACTTGAACAACTTCCTGTATCACTTACTGCTTCAGCATAATAAGTAACGTTTCCAACCGTATCAAGAATTGGATCGTTAACTACAGTATTACCTGTAGCGTCTGTGTACCAAACGATACTTGTTCCAGTCGCAACTGTAATTGCATCGTTAGCATCTAATGTTTGCGTGGTCGTTTCGTCTTTACATTCAGCTATGTCACCGCTGCTTATTGGAGCATCAGGAGATACATTTACTACTATATCCGCAGTGTCATTGTCTGAACAATTATTGCCATCTGTATAAGTATACGTTGCCGTGATTGTACCGTTCAATCCAGTTGGATCAAAGTCAGCCGTACCGTCACCATTATCTATTACTCCGGTTCCTGTCCATTCTCCGTTTGAATTAGTTGGTTGACCGGTTAATGTAATCGTATCTGCATTGTCACAGATTGGACCATAGGTTCCTGCTTCTACTACTGCTGTTTTATTAACAACAATATCAGCTGTATCGGTGTCAGAACAGTTGTTACCGTCTTCATAAGTATAAGTTACCGTGATAGTTCCTGTTAAACCACTTGGGTCGAAACTTGCCGTACCGTTACCATTATCTGTTACTCCGGTTCCTGTCCATTCTCCGTTTGAATTAGTTGGCTCTCCGGTTAATGTTATTGCGTCTGCATTGTCACAGATTGGACCGTAATTCCCTGCTTCTACTGTTGCTGTTTTGTTGATGACAATATTAGCTGTATCTGTGTCAGAACAGTTATTACCATCTGTATAAGTGTATGTTACCGTAATAGTTCCTGTTAAACCACTTGGATCGAAACTTGCCGTACCATTATCATTGTCTGTTACTCCGGCTCCTGTCCATTCTCCGTTTGAATTTGTCGGTTGTCCAGTTAACGTAATGGCGTCTGCATTGTCACAAATTGGACCGTAATTCCCTGCTTCTACTGTTGCCGTTTTGTTGATGACAATATCAGCCGTATCACTATTAGAACAGTTATTACCATCTGTATAAGTGTATGTTACCGTAATAGTTCCTGTTAAACCACTTGGATCGAAACTTGCCGTACCATTATCATTGTCTGTTACTCCGGCTCCAGTCCATTCTCCGTTTGAATTAGTTGGTTCTCCGGTTAAAGTAATAGCATCTGCATTATCGCACAATGGGTCATACTCATTGGCTTCTACATTTATTTGATTTGGCTGAGTTATCTCAATACTTTTATCAATAGTACATATACCATCATCTACAGTTACTTTATAAGTACCTGCAGTTAGTCCTGTTTGATCTTCGGCGGTTGTGTTTAATCCACTTCCATCGCTAGTTGTCCATAAATATGTATACGAAGACGATCCGCCTGTAACAGTTATATTAATCTCACCATCATTCTCACCATAACAAGTGACATCTTCCTTAGTATGAGCTATAGCTATATCTGAATTTGTTAGCGTAAGCATTCGTGATGGCGAAGTACAACCTAAATCTGGATTATAATAGAATGCATACCAAACACCAGGAGTTGTTACAGTTGGATTATTTGGCAAAGGATTACTTAAATCTGAATTAGCACTCCATCTTAATTCAGCTCCTGTAGGAGTTGTTGAAGTAACAAAATCATTAAGTTGCACCTGTGTAGGCTCACAATACGTTTTTGAAGTTACAGAAAGTTCTGGTGAGTTTGCATACCCCTCAACAGACAGTCTTAAACCATCTACCAATACCACAGATTCTCCTGGATTTCCAGTACTATAAAAAACCTCTACAGAAGTAGCGGTAGGTCCTGACTTGAAAGTTATACATCTATTTTCCCAGTACGGGTTTATTTCTGTCCATCCACCAGGGTTTTGATTACCTCCATTTCCGCTCGTGGCAAAAGATAACCTCGTTGGAAAATCACTAGTTGGGTGCTGAACAAGATCAGCATCTGTATAAGTAAGCGGATCGCTAACTACAACGGCACCATTTCTAACACCAAATCGCAAGTTAGGCTCATATTCTAATATCTGCCCTCCATTATTATTGCTGTTTACGGTATTGTAACGCGGTATTACAGCAATTTCAAAACATACTGTATATACTGTATTAGGCACTACAGTCAACGTTTGATCTATCGATTCATTTTGAAATGAAAATATAGCAAAACCACCTCCATCATAAGTTGAAGGCTCAATGATACCAGGATAAACCACATTAGAGTTCGTTGTTGAATAGGATATATACTGCCCTTCCGACCAATCTACTGTACCATTATCATCCCAACAAGAATATCTTGCATCAGCTTGGTATTCACCATTTGTCCCACCTATTGCAGTACGAAATGTTCCGCCACTTACATCATCTTTTTCAAAAGATCCACAGGTAATTAAGTTACACCCTCCTACAGTTTTAGAATTTGTATGACTGTGTAAAGCTTCAGCTTTTGACTTAGAACGAAACGTTTTATTATATTGTGCAGCTTTCTTATCTAAAGTTGCATTATATTGATCCAAATACTCTTGAGTATAAGGCAATAATACTTCCCCCTCATCTGTTGAACCTTTAACCTGAGCATATCCTTGATTACCCAAGCAAACTATTAAAATGAGACCTATTAAAAACCTCTTATCAGAAGCAAATAATTTAGTAATTATTTTATACATAAGCTTGAATTTTATTAGTATTCATAATTTTATAATTAATTATAATTTTTAATCTCAATTACAAGAACTTACCACTAAAGGGATAAATTTTCTTTCAATTTTTATAGGTTATAAGCTTTAATTTGATTTGGGAAAAACGAAATTTAGTAGAGGAACATCTATTATAAAGTACATACATTTATCACTAAACAAATAGATTACTTATCGTTTGCTTAGAACAAATATACGTAGGAAAAACTGTTAAGGTTTTACTAATTTGCAACTATTAGTCTAAGTGTAGAATTATTTCGTTGAAATACAATATTTATTACATTTTAACCTTTTTTTTTGTAGGAATGACATGTACGTATAAATACGTACATAAGCTATTTTTAGAAGGATTACAAGACTTTTATTTGTGGGAAAAGCCTTTTGAAATCAATCCATACAGAGCCGTAAAGGTACTTCAAAAACTTGTATATTTGCCCTCAAATCTACACACACAACCATGTCAATTAAACGTGAAATTGAACGCAGGAGAACCTTTGGGATAATCTCTCACCCTGATGCTGGGAAAACAACTTTAACTGAAAAATTATTACTATTTGGAGGTGCTATTCAAGAAGCTGGTGCTGTAAAAAGTAATAAAATAAAAAAAGGAGCCACTAGTGACTTTATGGAAATTGAAAGACAAAGGGGTATCTCGGTTGCCACTTCTGTTTTAGCATTTGAATATGAAGGGATTAAAATAAATATTCTAGATACACCCGGTCACAAGGATTTTGCCGAAGATACTTTTAGAACCCTAACAGCTGTAGATAGTGTTATTGTTGTTATTGATGTTGCCAAAGGTGTGGAAGCACAAACCGAGAAGTTGGTTGAAGTGTGCCGCATGCGTAATATTCCTATGATTGTTTTTATAAATAAAATGGACCGAGAAGGGAAAGATGCTTTTGAGTTGTTAGATGAAATAGAACAAAAATTAAACCTTCGGGTTACACCTTTAAGCTTCCCAATTGGTATGGGGTATGATTTTAGAGGCATATACAATATCTGGGAGAAAAATGTAAATCTATTCAGTGGTAGTAGCCGAAAAAATATTGAAGAAACTATTGAAATTGAAGATCTTGCCAATCCTGAACTCGACCAATTGATTGGTACTGACGCAGCCGATACGTTGCGAGAAGAACTAGAACTTGCTGAAATATACCCTAAGTTTAGCCGTGAAGAATATTTAGAAGGGAAATTACAACCAGTATTCTTTGGTTCTGCCTTGAATAATTTCGGCGTTCGAGAACTATTAGATTGTTTTGTTGAAATAGCTCCTAAACCACGTCCAAAAGAAAGTGACACTCGGGTGGTAAAACCTGATGAAAAAGATTTTACAGGCTTTGTCTTTAAAATACACGCCAACATGGACCCCAAACACCGGGATCGCTTAGCGTTTGTAAAAATTGTGTCAGGTGTTTTTGAAAGGAACACCCCTTATTTACATGTACGCAATGGCAAGAAGCTGAAGTTTTCTAGTCCGAATGCGTTCTTTGCTGAAAAGAAACAAATTGTAGATATTTCATATCCTGGAGATATCGTTGGATTACATGACACCGGTAACTTTAAAATTGGTGACACCCTTACCGAAGGAGAAGAAATGAACTATAAAGGAGTACCCAGCTTTTCACCGGAGCACTTTAAGTACATTAATAATGCCGATCCAATGAAAAGCAAACAGCTGGACAAAGGGATTGATCAATTAATGGATGAAGGTGTTGCACAACTCTTCACTCTTGAATTAAACGGACGAAAAGTAATCGGTACCGTTGGTGCTTTACAGTTTGAAGTAATACAATATCGGTTAGAGCACGAATATGGCGCTTCCTGCCGATATGAAAACCTAAACGTTCACAAAGCTTGCTGGGTCGAACCAGACAATCCAAAAAGTGATGAGTTTAAAGAATTCAAGCGTGTTAAAGCTAAGTTTTTAGCGAAAGATAAAAGAGATCAATTGGTTTTCTTTGCCGATTCCGCCTTTAGCTTACAAATGACACAATCAAAATATCCGAACGTAAAACTTCATTTTGTAAGTGAATATAAGTAAGGTATAATACCTTTATTTATCAAAATTATTTCTTCAGAAAATCTAGCAATAATTTGTTAACGTGCTCCGTGTGTGTAAAAACACAACCGTGAGGAGCATCTTCTATAACCGTAAATTCACTGTTTTCAACTATTTTTGCACCTTGCGCCGCAGTGGGCTCCATCGGGACAACATTATCTGCATCCCCATGCAGGAATAACGTAGGAATGTCTATCTTTTTAAGATCACCTCTTAAATCTGTTTTTCCGAAAGCATCAATACAATCTAATGTTGCTTTAGGAGAAGCTCCCGCAGCAATGTTGAAATTATATTGTAATTGTTCTTTACCTATTAAGTGTTTGTTATTATCATAATCGATAAACTGTTTGCCAAATTTATCTAAGAAGTCACAACGGTCAATTTTAATTGCTTTTTTGAATTCTTCAAAGGTTTCAGCTGGCACACCATCAGGGTTATCATCAGTTTTCAGCATAAAAGGAGCTATTGAGCTTATAAAAACTAACTTAGATAAATTTTCCGTACCATAGTTACCTACATAACGTCCTACTTCTCCTCCACCCATTGAAAATCCTACTAAGACAACATCTTTTAAGGAAAGATGATTGATTATATCATTTAAATCTTGAGCCATCGTATCATAATCGTATCCGTCCCAAGGTTGATCACTTTTACCAAAACCTCTACGGTCATATGAAATGCAACGGTATCCAGCCTCAACAAGTTCTTGTTTTTGGTATTCCCACATAGCTGAACTCAACGGCCAACCATGGATTAGAATAACAGGTTGCCCTTTACCGTAGTCTTCGTAGTATAAATTTATGTATTCATTTCGTTTTTTTGAAGAAGTCTTTAAATATCCCATAATTTAATTTTCCTTTAAATTACTATGGAATTTGCAAAATGTAAAATAAGGCGAAGACTTTAATACTTATTTAACTGAATATCTTAACAATAGCCTATTAAAAAACCCACTAAAAAGTGGGTTTACTATCTATGCTTCTCCGGTTGGACCAAAGTTTAAAGGCATCGTCGGTTGTTCTTGTTCTTTAACCTTACCGTGGGCTTTTTCAAACCGTTGAATATTATCATTCAATGCTCTTAATAGTCTCTTGGCGTGTTGTGGTGTTAAAATTATTCGTGATTTCACCTTACTTTTAGGCACACCCGGCATAATACTTACAAAATCTAGAATGAACTCTGATTGTGAATGATTGATGATCGCCAAGTTACTATAAATGCCTTGTGCTACATTCTCATCTAATTCAATATTGATTTGTCCTTTTTTTTGTTTTTGTTTGTTTTGATCGTCTGCCATTGTTGGTTATTTTAATATTCCTATTAATATGGAATGAGTTTATAGTTCTAATTTAGCTACCTAATATAATAAAAGAATCCCGCTTTTGGCGGGATTCTTTATTTTGATTTATAAGAAGTTTTTTAATTAATTGTAATTCACTTCTTGTTTCTCACGGGTCATTTCTTCCAGCTCTTCCTTGCTTCCTACAATTATAGAATCGTATTCACGCATTCCAGTACCAGCAGGTATTTTATGACCTACAATTACATTCTCTTTCAATCCTTCTAAGGTATCAACTTTACCGCTTACTGCAGCTTCGTTTAATACTTTAGTGGTTTCTTGGAAGGATGCAGCCGAAATAAACGACTTAGTCTGTAGCGATGCTCTAGTAATACCTTGCAATATTGGTGTTGCAGTTGCATTAACAGCATCTCTTGCTTCAACTAAAGCTTTATCATTACGTCTCAAGATAGAATTTTCATCACGTAAATCACGTGGTGAAACTATTTGCCCTTCTTTAAGGGTTTGACTATCTCCTGCATCTTCAACTACTTTCATTCCGAAGATTTTATCGTTTTCTTCAATAAAGTCATCTTTATGAGCTAGTTGATTTTCTAGGAAGGTAGTATCTCCACTATCCACAATACGTACTTTACGCATCATCTGTCTAACTACTACCTCGAAGTGTTTATCGTTAATCTTCACACCTTGTAGACGGTATACTTCTTGAACTTCATTCACCAAGTACTGCTGTACTGCTGAAGGTCCTTCAATACGTAAAATATCTTCTGGTGTAATAGATCCGTCTGAAAGAGGCATACCAGCACGCACATAATCGTTCTCCTGAACCAAAATCTGGTTAGACAACTTCACTAAGTACTTTTTAAGCTCACCTAATTTAGACTCTACTATAATTTCACGATTACCACGTTTAATTTTTCCGAAGGAAACAACACCATCAATCTCACTAACTACAGCAGGATTTGATGGATTACGAGCTTCAAAAAGTTCGGTTACACGTGGAAGACCACCTGTAATATCACCTGCTTTTGAAGATTTACGTGGTATTTTAACCAATACTTTACCAATCTTAATTTTATCTCCGTCATCAATCATTAAGTGGGCACCCACTGGCAAGTTGTATGAACGAATTACTTCATCTTT comes from the Marixanthomonas ophiurae genome and includes:
- a CDS encoding DUF7507 domain-containing protein, with amino-acid sequence MYKIITKLFASDKRFLIGLILIVCLGNQGYAQVKGSTDEGEVLLPYTQEYLDQYNATLDKKAAQYNKTFRSKSKAEALHSHTNSKTVGGCNLITCGSFEKDDVSGGTFRTAIGGTNGEYQADARYSCWDDNGTVDWSEGQYISYSTTNSNVVYPGIIEPSTYDGGGFAIFSFQNESIDQTLTVVPNTVYTVCFEIAVIPRYNTVNSNNNGGQILEYEPNLRFGVRNGAVVVSDPLTYTDADLVQHPTSDFPTRLSFATSGNGGNQNPGGWTEINPYWENRCITFKSGPTATSVEVFYSTGNPGESVVLVDGLRLSVEGYANSPELSVTSKTYCEPTQVQLNDFVTSTTPTGAELRWSANSDLSNPLPNNPTVTTPGVWYAFYYNPDLGCTSPSRMLTLTNSDIAIAHTKEDVTCYGENDGEINITVTGGSSSYTYLWTTSDGSGLNTTAEDQTGLTAGTYKVTVDDGICTIDKSIEITQPNQINVEANEYDPLCDNADAITLTGEPTNSNGEWTGAGVTDNDNGTASFDPSGLTGTITVTYTYTDGNNCSNSDTADIVINKTATVEAGNYGPICDNADAITLTGQPTNSNGEWTGAGVTDNDNGTASFDPSGLTGTITVTYTYTDGNNCSDTDTANIVINKTATVEAGNYGPICDNADAITLTGEPTNSNGEWTGTGVTDNGNGTASFDPSGLTGTITVTYTYEDGNNCSDTDTADIVVNKTAVVEAGTYGPICDNADTITLTGQPTNSNGEWTGTGVIDNGDGTADFDPTGLNGTITATYTYTDGNNCSDNDTADIVVNVSPDAPISSGDIAECKDETTTQTLDANDAITVATGTSIVWYTDATGNTVVNDPILDTVGNVTYYAEAVSDTGSCSSSDRTPVTLTIYNCSISIEKTASPNDTQNCNTIAPGEMITYTFKVKNLGDVAINNVEVNDPLIDNTNPIPGPDSGDTVNSGVLDIGEEWTYEATYTVTQQDIINGQVNNTATVDGTVTGSSASFNVNDSDSVTVNLCQDAEISIVKSSTSESQDCLNLEVGNTIEYKFVVKNEGDVDISNVVITDPLFLAPNPVVTIQLVDNGDGNGVLNVGETWEYEAIYTVDQDNINDGQIENTATVNGTTGLGPVDETSNTITIPICQDASIALIKESTLNIDPNTGCYAGEVGEEISYTFKVKNTGDVTLTNIIVTDLVGGVTMSGGPIASLDPNEEDTTTFTATYTLTQADLNAGEFENRALATGTPPQGDDVTDESDNNSYTEDDST
- a CDS encoding peptide chain release factor 3, with product MSIKREIERRRTFGIISHPDAGKTTLTEKLLLFGGAIQEAGAVKSNKIKKGATSDFMEIERQRGISVATSVLAFEYEGIKINILDTPGHKDFAEDTFRTLTAVDSVIVVIDVAKGVEAQTEKLVEVCRMRNIPMIVFINKMDREGKDAFELLDEIEQKLNLRVTPLSFPIGMGYDFRGIYNIWEKNVNLFSGSSRKNIEETIEIEDLANPELDQLIGTDAADTLREELELAEIYPKFSREEYLEGKLQPVFFGSALNNFGVRELLDCFVEIAPKPRPKESDTRVVKPDEKDFTGFVFKIHANMDPKHRDRLAFVKIVSGVFERNTPYLHVRNGKKLKFSSPNAFFAEKKQIVDISYPGDIVGLHDTGNFKIGDTLTEGEEMNYKGVPSFSPEHFKYINNADPMKSKQLDKGIDQLMDEGVAQLFTLELNGRKVIGTVGALQFEVIQYRLEHEYGASCRYENLNVHKACWVEPDNPKSDEFKEFKRVKAKFLAKDKRDQLVFFADSAFSLQMTQSKYPNVKLHFVSEYK
- a CDS encoding alpha/beta fold hydrolase; translation: MGYLKTSSKKRNEYINLYYEDYGKGQPVILIHGWPLSSAMWEYQKQELVEAGYRCISYDRRGFGKSDQPWDGYDYDTMAQDLNDIINHLSLKDVVLVGFSMGGGEVGRYVGNYGTENLSKLVFISSIAPFMLKTDDNPDGVPAETFEEFKKAIKIDRCDFLDKFGKQFIDYDNNKHLIGKEQLQYNFNIAAGASPKATLDCIDAFGKTDLRGDLKKIDIPTLFLHGDADNVVPMEPTAAQGAKIVENSEFTVIEDAPHGCVFTHTEHVNKLLLDFLKK
- a CDS encoding DUF3467 domain-containing protein, which translates into the protein MADDQNKQKQKKGQINIELDENVAQGIYSNLAIINHSQSEFILDFVSIMPGVPKSKVKSRIILTPQHAKRLLRALNDNIQRFEKAHGKVKEQEQPTMPLNFGPTGEA